In a single window of the Saccharothrix australiensis genome:
- a CDS encoding zinc-binding dehydrogenase has translation MHAIRQHEFGPAENLRYEETPDPRPQAGQVLVAVRAAGVHLLDASIRRGDAGGPFAVPELPMTPGREVAGVVTALGDDVDAGWLGKRVVAHLGAAHGGYAELAVAHAASLHELPDHVTEDAAVAMIGTGRTAYGVLRVAELSPDDVVLVPAAAGGLGALFVQEAKAVGARVVGAASTGKLEAVRDLGADLVVDYTRDDWADVVRAEVGEVSVALDGVGGTRGRQALELLGVGGRIVLFGWSSGEPTRIETADLYARGLTASVAVGPRILKKMNLRELETAALKALADGRLTPLTTSFPLSEAAAAHTALESRATTGKVVLRP, from the coding sequence ATGCACGCCATCCGCCAGCACGAGTTCGGCCCGGCCGAGAACCTGCGCTACGAGGAGACGCCCGACCCGCGCCCGCAGGCCGGACAGGTGCTGGTCGCCGTGCGCGCCGCCGGCGTGCACCTGCTCGACGCGTCGATCCGCCGCGGTGACGCGGGCGGGCCGTTCGCGGTGCCCGAGCTGCCCATGACACCCGGCCGCGAGGTGGCCGGCGTGGTGACCGCGCTGGGCGACGACGTCGACGCGGGCTGGCTGGGCAAGCGGGTCGTGGCGCACCTCGGCGCGGCCCACGGCGGGTACGCCGAGCTGGCCGTCGCGCACGCCGCCTCGCTGCACGAGCTGCCCGACCACGTCACCGAGGACGCGGCGGTGGCCATGATCGGGACCGGGCGCACCGCGTACGGCGTGCTGCGCGTCGCCGAGCTGTCACCGGACGACGTGGTGCTGGTGCCCGCGGCGGCGGGTGGTCTGGGCGCGCTGTTCGTGCAGGAGGCCAAGGCCGTCGGCGCGCGGGTGGTCGGCGCGGCGAGCACCGGCAAGCTGGAGGCGGTGCGCGACCTCGGGGCCGACCTGGTCGTGGACTACACCCGCGACGACTGGGCGGACGTGGTGCGGGCCGAGGTCGGCGAGGTGAGCGTCGCGCTCGACGGCGTCGGCGGCACGCGCGGGCGGCAGGCGTTGGAACTGCTCGGGGTCGGTGGTCGGATCGTGCTGTTCGGCTGGTCGTCGGGCGAGCCGACCCGCATCGAGACCGCCGACCTGTACGCGCGTGGCCTGACGGCGTCGGTCGCGGTGGGGCCGCGCATCCTGAAGAAGATGAACCTGCGGGAGCTGGAGACGGCGGCGCTCAAGGCGCTGGCTGACGGTCGGCTCACGCCGCTGACGACGTCGTTCCCGCTGTCCGAAGCCGCCGCGGCGCACACCGCGCTGGAAAGCCGCGCGACCACCGGCAAGGTCGTACTCCGACCCTGA